The Streptomyces sp. ICC1 DNA window TCGGCGCTGAAAGGCTTAGCTTCCGGGTTCGGAATGTAAACCGGGCGTTTCCCTAACGCTATGACCACCGAAACACTAAAGTCCCGTGGGCTCGGAAGAGTGGATAAGGGACAGGCGGAGGATGCGGCGGTGGTCGAGGGGGCGGGGCCAGGGGTCGCCGGAGGGGGCCGGGGCGGGGACCGGGCGGATGATCTCCTCGTACCCGAACTCGCCGAGAATCTTGGCGCGCAGAGGGCAGGAGGCCAAATCCCAGGTACGAGGGTTCAGTTCGGGAGGGGTGCAAGGGTGTTGGGGTGACGGGGGCGCGCTGTCCGCGAAGTGGGGGCCGCGGAGTCGGGGGCTGCGGAGTCGGGGGCTGCGGAGAAATTCTGCACGGGACTCCTCGGAGATCGGGAACTTTGCTGCGCGACGCAGAGTTTTCGAAGGGAGAAGTGCGGAAGCTGCACACGGAGAGCGGAAGGCGGGTGAGCGTGCGTGCGGGATCCGGGACGTGCGGGGCGGCACTCAGAGGAGATTGCGCAGCGCCCGCTCGCGGATCATCAGCGCGGCGCGCTTGTCCGGCAGTTCGATCTCTGCGGAACAGCGGAAGCCGGAGTTCAGGAAGGCTGATACGGAGGGGGTGTTGCGGATGTCCGGTTCGGCGATGACGCGCATGCAGCGTGGGTGGTTGTCGAAGACGAGGTCGGTGACGGAGCGCAGGAGCGCGGTGCCCAGACCCCGGCCGCGGTTCGTGCCGTCTCCGATGAGCAGGTGGATACCCGTGTCGTGGGGGCGCGCCGGGTAGTGCGCGGAGAGCCGGTCGAGGTCGGCCCGGTAGATCTCCCAGTAGCTCATCGGCGTGCCGTCGAGGAGGCCGAGGCACGGGATGCTGCGGCTGTCCCCGTCCAGCTGTGCCCGCACGTGGGCGGCGGTGACGGCGGCGGGGCCGGCGAGCTCCCAGTAGGCGGCCACCTCGGGTTCGTTCATCCAGCGGGTGAGCAGCTCCAGGTCGCGGTCGAGCCGCACGGGTTGCAGGCGGAAGACGCCGGCCCTCGTGGTGATGCCGCCCCAGCCCGCCGGGGAGTCGAGCAGATCCGCTTCGGCGAGCAGGGGCAGCAGCCGGGCGGTGAGTTGCGGCGGGACGGTGCGGGAGCCATCGGTGCGGGGCGCACCGATGTGGGATGCACCGGTGTGGAAGTCGGTGGAGGGCATCGGGGCTCTTCTCCGTGTCGGTACGGACGCGTCAATCGTGAAGGGGGTTGGCGATGGTGACGTAGACGGACTGGGTGTCGACGGGGCCGACCAGCTCGTCGAGGCCTCCCAGGCGGGTGAGCAGATTCGCCTT harbors:
- a CDS encoding GNAT family N-acetyltransferase — protein: MPSTDFHTGASHIGAPRTDGSRTVPPQLTARLLPLLAEADLLDSPAGWGGITTRAGVFRLQPVRLDRDLELLTRWMNEPEVAAYWELAGPAAVTAAHVRAQLDGDSRSIPCLGLLDGTPMSYWEIYRADLDRLSAHYPARPHDTGIHLLIGDGTNRGRGLGTALLRSVTDLVFDNHPRCMRVIAEPDIRNTPSVSAFLNSGFRCSAEIELPDKRAALMIRERALRNLL